One window of the Salvia splendens isolate huo1 unplaced genomic scaffold, SspV2 ctg224, whole genome shotgun sequence genome contains the following:
- the LOC121789366 gene encoding B-cell CLL/lymphoma 7 protein family member A-like, producing the protein MEGVGARFGRSSTRFTGPATVFTGPVRKWKKKWVHVPPPNSNNHHHTASNGNANGSNSSSHLQFYKWTPIAPSQSKDGSNNDSNGADNANAEPEDSSKDGDVAVEKPPKRRFKYIPIVVLEEQKVESSEQMEDENKSSEDNSDAVEATSRGDEKPDMNDVPMDENQASETNREERQDLNVSTLDLSLGLKAHDGENDSEWRGDQNKDE; encoded by the exons ATGGAGGGGGTAGGGGCCAGGTTCGGCCGATCTTCCACCCGTTTCACCGGCCCCGCCACCGTCTTCACCGGCCCCGTTCGCAAGTGGAAGAAAAAGTGGGTTCACGTGCCGCCGCCCAATTCCAACAACCACCATCACACGGCGTCCAACGGAAACGCTAATGGAAGCAACTCCTCCTCCCACCTCCAGTTTTACAAGTGGACGCCCATCGCTCCCAGCCAATCCAAAGACGGCAGCAACAATGATAGCAACGGCGCCGATAATGCCAATGCTGAACCTGAGGATTCGAGTAAAGACGGGGACGTTGCGGTCGAGAAGCCTCCGAAGAGACGATTCAAGTATATTCCG ATTGTTGTGCTTGAAGAACAAAAAGTTGAATCCTCTGAGCAGATGGAGGATGAAAATAAGTCCAGTGAAGATAACTCGGATGCAGTAGAGGCAACGTCCAGAGGTGACGAAAAACCTGACATGAATGATGTACCAATGGATGAAAATCAG GCTTCAGAGACCAATCGTGAAGAACGGCAAGATCTGAACGTAAGTACCTTGGATTTGAGTCTGGGGTTGAAGGCTCATGATGGTGAAAATGATTCCGAGTGGAGAGGAGATCAAAACAAAGATGAGTAG